From the Nymphalis io chromosome 1, ilAglIoxx1.1, whole genome shotgun sequence genome, one window contains:
- the LOC126771288 gene encoding phospholipase ABHD3, protein MLGLFLYIFEVKKELLVCFSLSLLYITYYLVEVVKKPTLICRKGEFRQFLEDNVPLLSEPYWPTPWCVESRLQTVVGSVLRSHLLPHIPYRREILRLSDGGQVALDWAEIEEATEGGSPRPVMLVLPGLTGGSQADYVRCLVAAARQLGAHCVVFNNRGLGGLPLTTPRLYCAVSHADLAEVVEAVSARGAPLLAVGVSLGGLILGHYLTEHADRAAVVLRAAFVVSSPLDVIKGAECIERPPLNTLLSWHMARNLRNTVRAHAPLRRGPWDWAALERCRSVRQFDQAFTTKHFGFPSVDDYYRAATLRDKLSRVRVPLLCLCAADDPFQPLDVLPLAEAERSTCVALAVTARGGHIGFLEGWWPAPPARAPHAQYIARLCRQYFAAMLARPAPEDR, encoded by the exons ATGTTgggattatttttgtatattttcgaagtgaaaaaagaattattagTATGCTTTTCGTTATCATTGTTGTACATAACCTATTATCTCGTGGAAGTCGTCAAG AAACCAACGTTGATTTGTCGAAAAGGAGAATTTCGACAATTTTTGGAAGATAATGTTCCATTACTGAGTGAGCCCTACTGGCCGACACCTTGGTGTGTCGAGTCTCGATTACAAACGGTTGTGGGCTCAGTTTTGCGATCCCATTTACTTCCACATATACCTTATCGGAG GGAAATACTCCGTTTGTCGGATGGTGGGCAGGTAGCTCTCGACTGGGCCGAAATCGAAGAGGCCACTGAAGGTGGCAGTCCCCGGCCGGTGATGCTCGTGCTGCCCGGGCTCACGGGCGGCTCGCAGGCCGACTACGTGCGCTGCCTCGTGGCCGCCGCTCGCCAGCTCGGTGCGCACTGTGTTGTGTTCAACAATCGCGGCCTCGGGGGCCTACCCCTTACG ACCCCGCGGCTGTACTGCGCCGTGTCGCACGCCGACCTGGCCGAGGTGGTGGAGGCAGTGAGCGCGCGCGGGGCGCCGCTGCTGGCGGTGGGCGTGTCGCTGGGCGGGCTCATCCTCGGGCACTACCTCACGGAGCACGCAGATCGCGCAGCCGTCGTCTTACGCGCGGCCTTCGTCGTCTCCTCGCCTTTGGACGTTATCAAAG GCGCGGAGTGTATCGAGCGTCCCCCGCTGAATACGTTGCTGTCGTGGCACATGGCGCGCAACCTGCGCAACACTGTGCGCGCGCATGCGCCGCTGCGCCGCGGGCCGTGGGACTGGGCCGCGCTGGAGCGCTGCCGCTCCGTGCGCCAGTTCGACCAGGCCTTCACCACCAAGCACTTCGGCTTCCCTTCTGTGGACGACTACTATCGCGCCGCCACCCTGCGCGACAAGCTGTCGCGCGTGCGCGTACCGTTGCTGTGCTTGTGTGCCGCCGACGACCCATTCCAGCCGCTGGACGTGCTGCCGCTGGCGGAGGCGGAGCGTAGCACGTGTGTGGCGTTGGCGGTGACGGCTCGGGGGGGGCACATCGGGTTCCTGGAGGGCTGGTGGCCGGCGCCGCCCGCCCGCGCGCCGCACGCGCAGTACATCGCGCGCCTGTGCCGGCAGTACTTCGCCGCTATGCTGGCGCGGCCGGCGCCCGAGGATCGCTAG
- the LOC126771433 gene encoding uncharacterized protein LOC126771433 isoform X1, with amino-acid sequence METGANITRNPSLPIILISAFDVPTASVLLSELVDDKIIENDVKVTKSRVWSIINKYYRVDVEMYSIDDNESPPPTLAERIEAHIIYITDDEKNMKTQDTENASQIAEERRKRAGTAGAESAHIRLLVTAGARASPALVDWARRRSYELVPLRESATDASDSDADDAEAPFPETYGAERVRAVLHAHAWRGLERLDRPARLAPVLASTDVTSSDEEYEGVFAEEEEEIDEAAVERAEAFAEALGALGETGAEARGLAHAERLRRAESLVAAFCRALGTDLPTL; translated from the exons ATGGAGACCGGGGCTAATATTACGCGAAATCCTTCCTTACCTATAATTCTGATAAGTGCATTTGATGTACCTACTGCATCTGTATTATTGTcag AACTCGTTGATGATAAGATAATAGAAAATGATGTAAAAGTGACAAAAAGCAGAGTTTggtcaattattaataaatactaccGAGTAGATGTAGAGATGTATTCAATAGATGACAATGAGTCTCCACCTCCAACTCTAGCTGAACGAATTGAGGCTCACATAATCTACATTACAGACGATGAG aaaaatatgaaaacacaGGACACCGAAAATGCTTCTCAAATAGCTGAAGAACGCAGAAAGCGCGCCGGCACGGCCGGCGCCGAGAGCGCGCACATTCGCCTCCTCGTGACGGCCGGCGCGCGCGCCTCGCCTGCACTTGTTGACTGGGCGCGCCGCCGCAGCTACGAGCTCGTGCCGCTGCGCGAGAGTGCCACAGATGCCTCGGACTCCGATGCGGACGACGCCGAGGCGCCCTTCCCGGAGACCTATGGCGCGGAGAGGGTGCGGGCGGTACTCCACGCACACGCGTGGCGCGGGCTCGAGCGCCTCGATCGACCTGCGCGCCTCGCGCCCGTCCTCGCTTCGACGGACGTGACGTCGTCGGATGAGGAGTACGAGGGAGTTTTCGCCGAAGAAGAGGAGGAAATCGACGAGGCGGCTGTGGAGCGCGCGGAGGCGTTCGCCGAGGCGTTGGGCGCTCTGGGGGAGACCGGAGCGGAGGCGCGCGGACTAGCGCATGCGGAACGACTCCGGCGGGCGGAGAGTCTCGTGGCCGCTTTCTGCCGAGCATTGGGCACCGACCTACCCACGCTTTGA
- the LOC126771433 gene encoding uncharacterized protein LOC126771433 isoform X2, which produces METGANITRNPSLPIILISAFDVPTASVLLSELVDDKIIENDVKVTKSRVWSIINKYYRVDVEMYSIDDNESPPPTLAERIEAHIIYITDDEDTENASQIAEERRKRAGTAGAESAHIRLLVTAGARASPALVDWARRRSYELVPLRESATDASDSDADDAEAPFPETYGAERVRAVLHAHAWRGLERLDRPARLAPVLASTDVTSSDEEYEGVFAEEEEEIDEAAVERAEAFAEALGALGETGAEARGLAHAERLRRAESLVAAFCRALGTDLPTL; this is translated from the exons ATGGAGACCGGGGCTAATATTACGCGAAATCCTTCCTTACCTATAATTCTGATAAGTGCATTTGATGTACCTACTGCATCTGTATTATTGTcag AACTCGTTGATGATAAGATAATAGAAAATGATGTAAAAGTGACAAAAAGCAGAGTTTggtcaattattaataaatactaccGAGTAGATGTAGAGATGTATTCAATAGATGACAATGAGTCTCCACCTCCAACTCTAGCTGAACGAATTGAGGCTCACATAATCTACATTACAGACGATGAG GACACCGAAAATGCTTCTCAAATAGCTGAAGAACGCAGAAAGCGCGCCGGCACGGCCGGCGCCGAGAGCGCGCACATTCGCCTCCTCGTGACGGCCGGCGCGCGCGCCTCGCCTGCACTTGTTGACTGGGCGCGCCGCCGCAGCTACGAGCTCGTGCCGCTGCGCGAGAGTGCCACAGATGCCTCGGACTCCGATGCGGACGACGCCGAGGCGCCCTTCCCGGAGACCTATGGCGCGGAGAGGGTGCGGGCGGTACTCCACGCACACGCGTGGCGCGGGCTCGAGCGCCTCGATCGACCTGCGCGCCTCGCGCCCGTCCTCGCTTCGACGGACGTGACGTCGTCGGATGAGGAGTACGAGGGAGTTTTCGCCGAAGAAGAGGAGGAAATCGACGAGGCGGCTGTGGAGCGCGCGGAGGCGTTCGCCGAGGCGTTGGGCGCTCTGGGGGAGACCGGAGCGGAGGCGCGCGGACTAGCGCATGCGGAACGACTCCGGCGGGCGGAGAGTCTCGTGGCCGCTTTCTGCCGAGCATTGGGCACCGACCTACCCACGCTTTGA